In a single window of the Acidobacteriota bacterium genome:
- a CDS encoding 3-oxoacyl-ACP reductase FabG codes for MADNASHLNLPSGLFAGKTAIVTGASRGVGRATALRLAEAGANVVVNYLNNMTEGYETSRLCQERGVESFPINGDTSDQLQAKRVAAKTVEEFGGIDLLVLNAGIWEGAPIEEMSEETWNRVLNTNLKSAWAMSKACVPAMKKRESGAIVLVSSTAGQRGEANYSNYAASKGGMISFTKALATELAPNIRVNCVAPGWIETAMVRPAFEDKDYETSVINSIPLKRIATTDDVALSICFLLSPWAQHITGEILNINGGAVLCG; via the coding sequence ATGGCTGATAACGCATCACACTTAAATTTGCCCAGTGGACTTTTCGCCGGAAAGACCGCGATCGTTACCGGTGCTTCACGCGGCGTCGGGCGGGCGACAGCGTTGCGGCTGGCCGAGGCCGGTGCGAATGTTGTCGTCAACTATCTCAATAATATGACCGAAGGTTACGAGACTTCGCGGCTTTGTCAGGAACGCGGTGTTGAGAGCTTTCCCATTAACGGTGACACGTCGGATCAACTGCAGGCGAAGCGTGTCGCGGCAAAGACGGTCGAGGAGTTCGGCGGAATAGATCTGCTGGTATTGAACGCCGGCATCTGGGAAGGCGCTCCGATCGAGGAGATGTCCGAAGAGACCTGGAACCGCGTGCTCAATACCAATCTTAAATCTGCCTGGGCGATGTCCAAGGCATGCGTTCCGGCGATGAAAAAACGCGAATCAGGTGCGATTGTTCTGGTTTCGTCAACCGCCGGACAACGCGGCGAGGCCAATTATTCCAACTACGCGGCGTCGAAGGGCGGGATGATATCTTTCACAAAAGCCCTCGCGACCGAGCTCGCACCGAATATTCGCGTAAACTGCGTCGCTCCCGGCTGGATAGAGACCGCAATGGTGCGGCCTGCGTTCGAGGACAAAGACTACGAGACGAGCGTCATAAATTCTATACCGCTGAAACGCATCGCGACGACCGACGATGTTGCGCTCTCGATATGTTTTTTGCTCTCGCCGTGGGCGCAGCATATTACGGGCGAGATATTGAATATCAACGGCGGTGCCGTTTTGTGCGGCTAA
- a CDS encoding PLP-dependent cysteine synthase family protein encodes MNTNSLSDFQSHFAALPTSSNYVENLIGNTPLLAIHCHFKGQRRTVFAKAEHLNLSGSIKDRMAFHILKCAYRDGLIRKGDIIAEATSGNTGIAFAAIGHAFGNPVHIFMPDWMSKERISLMKSYGADITLVSHEQGGFLGSIEMADAFRYEHGRVFLPHQFSNLANAEAHCTTTAPEIRAQLAKVGFEADAIVAGVGTGGTIMGCAAYFRERNPDMKFYPLEPAESPTLSTGHKVGSHRIQGISDEFIPAICDLAKLDEVISVSDGDSILMAQKLARDLGLAVGISSGANFLGALIALEKLGPDAVVATVLCDDNKKYLSTDLVREELVKDGYLSPDVRLFGYQTIGRVSPDESQQ; translated from the coding sequence ATGAACACCAACAGCCTTTCCGATTTCCAGAGCCATTTCGCAGCACTGCCGACCAGTTCCAACTACGTAGAAAATCTGATCGGCAATACGCCGCTGCTCGCGATCCATTGTCATTTCAAGGGCCAGCGTCGGACCGTTTTTGCAAAAGCGGAGCATCTTAACCTTTCGGGCAGCATCAAGGACCGCATGGCGTTTCACATCCTAAAATGCGCCTATCGCGACGGCCTGATCCGGAAAGGTGACATCATCGCCGAGGCGACGAGCGGCAACACAGGGATCGCATTCGCCGCCATCGGCCACGCGTTCGGCAATCCGGTCCACATATTCATGCCCGACTGGATGAGCAAAGAACGCATCTCGCTGATGAAAAGCTACGGTGCGGACATCACTCTCGTTTCCCACGAGCAGGGCGGATTTCTGGGCAGTATTGAGATGGCAGATGCCTTTCGCTACGAACACGGCAGGGTCTTTCTGCCGCATCAGTTCTCAAATCTTGCTAACGCGGAGGCACATTGCACGACGACCGCTCCTGAGATACGTGCACAGCTTGCCAAGGTCGGATTCGAGGCCGATGCCATCGTGGCCGGCGTTGGCACCGGCGGAACGATAATGGGCTGCGCGGCGTACTTTCGCGAGCGAAACCCCGATATGAAGTTCTACCCGCTGGAACCCGCCGAATCGCCCACGCTTTCGACCGGCCACAAGGTCGGCAGCCACCGTATCCAGGGTATCTCGGACGAATTCATCCCGGCGATATGCGACCTTGCGAAGCTCGATGAGGTGATCAGCGTCTCGGACGGCGACTCGATCCTGATGGCGCAGAAACTGGCCCGCGACCTTGGGCTCGCGGTCGGCATCTCATCAGGTGCTAACTTTCTCGGCGCGTTGATAGCTCTCGAGAAGCTTGGCCCGGACGCCGTTGTTGCCACAGTTCTCTGTGACGACAACAAGAAGTACCTCAGCACCGATCTCGTTCGCGAAGAGCTCGTGAAAGACGGCTACCTCTCACCCGACGTCCGGCTGTTCGGTTACCAGACCATCGGCCGCGTCAGCCCCGATGAATCGCAGCAATAA
- a CDS encoding DEAD/DEAH box helicase codes for MPRRRSRDNRPKRPSRRPDIERRNKRNIARESSPQERSENFTLKHMQAVERLLDGIGVPEPQPFKPDPFQIEALAAIEHEDVLVTAPTGSGKTWIAREEIRRILESGRRAWYTTPLKALTNSKYTEFSDEFGAENVGILTGDRKENSDAPLIVGTTEIYRNQLFDALREGFDVRADFVILDEAHYLGDESRGHVWEEAIMLSPPRIRLLLLSATVGGADEFAAWIAEVRGSKVRVVSAGPRPVELRAAYLSPELNLYPLLDETGKFDRGIDKFSKKPSNGFRRRKKY; via the coding sequence ATGCCCCGCCGACGTTCCCGCGACAACAGACCGAAACGCCCGTCTCGGCGTCCGGATATTGAACGAAGAAACAAACGAAATATTGCACGCGAAAGTTCGCCGCAGGAACGCAGCGAAAATTTCACCTTGAAGCATATGCAGGCGGTCGAACGCCTACTTGATGGGATCGGTGTTCCTGAACCGCAGCCTTTTAAGCCCGATCCGTTTCAAATAGAGGCTCTTGCGGCGATCGAACACGAGGACGTGCTCGTTACGGCGCCGACCGGCAGCGGAAAGACCTGGATCGCCCGTGAGGAAATACGCAGAATTCTCGAATCGGGCCGGCGCGCTTGGTACACGACGCCTTTAAAAGCCCTAACGAACTCGAAATATACCGAATTCTCGGACGAATTCGGTGCTGAGAACGTCGGCATTCTGACAGGCGACCGCAAGGAGAACTCAGACGCCCCGCTGATCGTCGGCACGACGGAGATCTACAGAAACCAGCTTTTCGACGCTTTGCGGGAGGGCTTTGATGTGCGGGCGGATTTCGTAATTCTGGATGAAGCTCATTACCTCGGCGACGAGAGCCGCGGCCACGTTTGGGAAGAGGCGATCATGCTGTCGCCGCCGCGAATACGGCTTTTGCTGTTGTCTGCAACCGTCGGCGGCGCCGATGAATTCGCGGCGTGGATCGCGGAGGTCCGCGGATCAAAGGTCCGCGTTGTTTCGGCAGGGCCTCGGCCTGTCGAACTGCGTGCGGCGTACCTTTCTCCCGAACTCAACCTTTACCCGCTGCTCGACGAGACCGGCAAATTTGACCGCGGGATCGACAAGTTCTCAAAAAAGCCCTCAAATGGTTTCCGCCGCCGAAAAAAATACTAA
- the lysC gene encoding lysine-sensitive aspartokinase 3, with the protein MAKSLSVSSQEKPIVMKFGGTSVGDVAAFERVRGIVGSLAGRKPIVVVSAMTKVTDALLAAFELARNGNLDDAKASLEPHFARHVVVAGDFLSDGRSDVFDTELELAHGELSDLLLRTSRRSLPLSMLKDAIVSYGEQLSSRLLTEVLRNNGVPARHVDSRRLIVTDDEFGAAEALWDETRDLLKLEFASRTDAEEVPIMGGFIAANRAGETTTLGRGGSDYTAALVAAAVDAEELQIWTDVTGVMTCDPRICSDARTIPVLSYEEAAELAYFGAKVLHPKTIKPAVDHGIPVRVCNTFEPDAVGTMVVAESGETPNKIKSIAHKKGITILRVTSARMLGSYGFMSAVFQIFDRYRTVIDVISTSEVSIALTLDDTASLEKITEELARLGDVEAEHGYAVICVVGEGLRASTGLASKVFSTIKDVNIALVSHGASSVNLTFVVKEDVAPDVIKKLHGEFF; encoded by the coding sequence GTGGCAAAATCCTTGTCAGTGAGTTCGCAGGAAAAGCCGATAGTAATGAAATTCGGCGGCACGTCGGTCGGCGACGTCGCGGCTTTCGAGCGCGTTCGCGGCATCGTCGGTTCGCTGGCCGGCCGAAAGCCGATCGTCGTCGTGTCTGCGATGACGAAGGTAACAGATGCTTTGCTCGCGGCGTTCGAACTGGCACGAAACGGCAATTTGGACGATGCGAAGGCATCGCTCGAGCCGCATTTTGCACGCCATGTGGTGGTCGCGGGAGATTTTTTGAGTGATGGCAGGTCGGACGTTTTCGATACGGAGCTTGAGCTCGCCCACGGTGAGTTGTCTGATCTTCTGTTGCGAACATCGCGCCGCAGCCTGCCGCTTTCGATGCTGAAGGACGCCATAGTCAGCTATGGCGAACAACTTTCATCACGGCTTCTAACTGAGGTTTTGCGGAACAACGGCGTTCCGGCAAGGCACGTTGATTCGCGTCGGCTGATCGTAACTGACGACGAATTCGGCGCAGCGGAAGCTCTTTGGGACGAAACGCGTGATCTGTTGAAACTCGAATTCGCATCGCGAACCGACGCTGAGGAAGTGCCGATAATGGGCGGCTTTATCGCGGCAAATCGTGCCGGCGAGACGACGACGCTCGGACGCGGCGGTTCGGATTATACAGCGGCACTGGTCGCAGCTGCGGTTGACGCCGAAGAGCTGCAGATCTGGACCGACGTTACAGGCGTGATGACCTGCGACCCGCGTATTTGCAGCGATGCTCGGACGATACCTGTCCTGTCGTACGAAGAAGCGGCAGAGCTTGCGTATTTCGGTGCCAAAGTTCTGCATCCGAAAACGATCAAGCCGGCGGTTGATCACGGAATTCCGGTGCGAGTCTGCAATACTTTCGAGCCCGATGCCGTCGGCACGATGGTCGTCGCCGAATCAGGCGAAACGCCGAACAAGATCAAGTCGATCGCCCACAAAAAGGGCATTACGATACTTCGAGTCACGTCTGCTCGGATGCTCGGCAGCTACGGTTTCATGAGCGCCGTCTTTCAGATATTTGACCGTTATCGAACCGTTATCGACGTTATTTCGACCTCCGAAGTCTCGATAGCTTTGACGCTCGATGACACGGCATCGCTCGAGAAGATAACTGAAGAACTCGCACGGCTCGGCGATGTCGAGGCCGAACACGGCTACGCCGTTATCTGCGTCGTCGGCGAAGGCCTGCGAGCCTCGACGGGACTTGCATCAAAAGTTTTCTCGACCATTAAAGACGTGAACATAGCCCTCGTTTCGCACGGTGCATCGAGCGTTAATCTGACGTTCGTTGTTAAAGAGGACGTCGCCCCTGACGTTATCAAGAAGCTGCATGGCGAATTCTTTTAA
- a CDS encoding DNA-3-methyladenine glycosylase 2 family protein — translation MELLNEINLHSRVRELCGRHEEFERVFGSYGTPPLWDREPGFATLIQIILEQQVSLASAKACFDKLALHLSEVTPSGLLSLDDAELKRIGFSRQKTSYARHLAEAVLEERIDLDSLTSMPDAEVKAELIKLKGIGEWTSDIYLLMALLRPDVMPKGDIALHTAWHRLSGEPRPESDEFLIIAERWRPFRSVAARLLWHFYLSEKTPKPAR, via the coding sequence ATGGAGCTGCTGAATGAGATCAATTTGCATTCCCGTGTAAGGGAATTATGCGGCAGGCACGAAGAATTCGAGCGGGTATTCGGGTCCTACGGCACGCCGCCCCTGTGGGATCGAGAGCCGGGCTTTGCAACGCTTATTCAGATCATTTTGGAACAGCAGGTCTCGCTTGCATCGGCAAAGGCGTGTTTCGACAAGCTTGCTTTGCATTTAAGCGAGGTTACGCCGAGCGGCCTGCTGTCGCTTGATGACGCTGAGCTGAAGCGGATCGGTTTTTCGCGGCAGAAAACAAGCTATGCGAGGCATTTGGCCGAGGCGGTCTTGGAGGAACGCATCGACCTCGACAGTCTGACCAGTATGCCCGATGCTGAGGTCAAAGCAGAACTGATAAAACTAAAAGGCATCGGCGAATGGACGAGCGATATTTATCTATTGATGGCGTTGTTGCGGCCCGATGTGATGCCAAAAGGCGATATTGCACTTCACACTGCGTGGCACCGACTGAGCGGCGAGCCGCGGCCGGAATCGGACGAATTTCTCATCATCGCCGAACGCTGGCGGCCGTTCCGCTCGGTCGCGGCGAGATTGCTGTGGCATTTCTACCTGAGCGAAAAGACACCAAAGCCCGCGCGTTAG
- a CDS encoding M20/M25/M40 family metallo-hydrolase: MDLFNLTKKLMSIPSVSGDEEAVGLWLRDHLGSLGWTVDLQPVSENQNNVIAYLNDAPRVWFSTHMDTVPPFIPPTEDDEKIYGRGACDAKGIIAAQITAAEQLRKEGIENIGLLYTVEEERSSAGAKVANAHPLAATCEYMINGEPTDNDLAIGSKGSFRLMIKTKGKAAHSAYPEEGESAIEALLDILEDIRHTHFPHDDFFGETTVNIGTIDGGLALNVIPPHAEAGLLIRLTTDREPIEKALESVVRGRGEIEVLSCSEPVKLTPVEGFTQKVVRFTTDIPHLPNWGKPLLLGPGSILVAHTKDEFVLKKDLETAVGLYISLARQLLTTEPTDETEQ; encoded by the coding sequence ATGGACCTTTTCAATCTAACGAAAAAACTGATGTCGATCCCGTCCGTCTCCGGCGATGAGGAAGCGGTCGGGCTATGGCTCCGCGATCATCTCGGGTCGTTGGGATGGACAGTCGATCTGCAGCCGGTTTCTGAGAATCAAAATAACGTTATCGCTTATCTGAATGACGCGCCGCGTGTGTGGTTCTCAACGCACATGGACACCGTGCCGCCGTTCATCCCGCCGACCGAGGATGACGAAAAGATCTACGGCCGCGGGGCTTGCGATGCGAAGGGAATCATCGCAGCTCAAATTACCGCCGCCGAGCAATTGCGAAAAGAGGGAATTGAGAACATCGGCCTGCTCTACACGGTCGAAGAAGAGCGTTCGTCTGCGGGTGCAAAGGTCGCGAATGCCCACCCGCTTGCCGCGACATGTGAGTACATGATCAACGGCGAACCGACAGACAACGATCTGGCCATCGGTTCCAAAGGCTCTTTCCGTCTTATGATCAAAACCAAGGGCAAGGCCGCACATTCGGCCTATCCCGAAGAAGGCGAATCCGCCATCGAGGCATTGCTTGACATACTTGAGGATATCCGGCATACGCATTTTCCGCACGACGATTTCTTTGGCGAAACGACCGTAAATATCGGCACCATTGACGGCGGTTTGGCACTGAACGTTATCCCGCCGCATGCTGAGGCGGGGCTTTTGATACGCCTGACGACAGACCGCGAGCCTATCGAAAAAGCTCTCGAATCTGTCGTCCGCGGACGCGGCGAGATCGAAGTGCTGTCATGCAGTGAGCCGGTAAAGCTGACGCCGGTCGAGGGTTTCACGCAAAAGGTCGTGCGGTTCACGACCGACATCCCGCATTTGCCGAACTGGGGCAAACCGCTCCTCCTCGGCCCGGGCTCGATACTCGTCGCGCACACGAAGGATGAGTTCGTGTTGAAGAAGGACCTCGAAACGGCGGTCGGGCTTTACATTTCTCTTGCCAGACAACTTCTCACCACAGAGCCCACAGACGAAACAGAGCAATAA
- a CDS encoding 4-hydroxy-tetrahydrodipicolinate reductase, which produces MKLALIGYGAMGKCIERIAIERGHEKVVIVNESHRGLDPEQLAETLKIADVAIDFSAASAVRRNVEACMLAGLPLVEGTTGWNTEKEDIEKLVADGRGAFVFAANFSIGVNLFYRIVEHAAAMFAKFPEYEAFIEEQHHSRKLDSPSGTALKIKELAAKHVEIGDIAATRAGNIPGTHTLGFDGKADQITLTHTARGREGFALGAVMAAEWIIGKKGVFDFDEVIDEIIASKI; this is translated from the coding sequence ATGAAGCTTGCACTTATCGGTTATGGGGCGATGGGCAAATGCATCGAGCGGATCGCCATCGAACGCGGCCATGAAAAGGTCGTCATCGTGAACGAAAGCCACAGAGGCCTAGATCCGGAGCAGCTCGCAGAAACTCTCAAGATCGCTGATGTTGCCATCGATTTTTCTGCGGCTTCGGCCGTTCGGCGGAACGTGGAGGCCTGCATGCTGGCGGGGCTGCCGCTTGTCGAGGGCACGACCGGCTGGAACACCGAAAAGGAAGACATCGAAAAGCTCGTAGCGGATGGCCGCGGTGCCTTTGTTTTTGCGGCGAATTTTTCCATCGGCGTTAACCTCTTCTACCGCATCGTCGAACACGCGGCGGCGATGTTCGCAAAATTTCCGGAATACGAAGCTTTTATCGAAGAGCAACACCATTCCCGCAAACTTGACAGCCCGAGCGGCACGGCCCTCAAGATCAAAGAGCTAGCTGCAAAACACGTCGAAATTGGGGACATAGCGGCGACACGTGCGGGGAATATTCCGGGAACTCACACGCTTGGATTCGACGGCAAAGCCGATCAGATCACTCTCACCCACACCGCTCGCGGCCGCGAAGGCTTTGCTTTAGGCGCCGTCATGGCCGCGGAGTGGATCATTGGTAAGAAAGGAGTTTTTGACTTTGACGAGGTCATCGACGAGATCATTGCGTCAAAAATATAA
- a CDS encoding AMP-binding protein, whose amino-acid sequence MNDQNLLEDQPIAWTPTPDVIERAQLTKFMKQVGVSTWDELYEFSIRDVEKFTEQVLKFLDIRFDSPYEKLLDTSNGVEFPTWLTAKSEPGAIATGFPAHAGLNITEMCLDRWQTDEMKDQPAVICEREDGKTTYTSYAVLLREVKCAADGLRNLGFVKGDAIGIHLPMIVETIIALLAINRIGGIAVPVFSGYGVDAIASRLNAVGAKGLFTCDGFARRGKLFDAFDVAKEAIKACPSIQRVFVANAGDSIDYLPSRINDDRFMEFEDIISWGENPIDDVSLEPTSAEDPLIILYTSGTTGKPKGIAHTHASFPIKAAQDMAFGTDVGRGTRICWYTDIGWMMGPWLIYGALINGATICIYDGAPDYPAPDRMWEFCAKHKVEVLGISPTLVRSLATHGDDLPKKHDLSSLRAFASTGEPWNPAPWWWLFEKVGNSKLPIINYSGGTEIAGGILMGNPLLPIKPCSFPAPCPGMDVDILDDEGNPVEAGKVGELVIKQPWIGMARGFWKEKERYLDTYWRRFKDIWVHGDFAMRDRDNHWFILGRSDDTLKVAGKRVGPAEVESLLVAHPLVTEAAVIGVPDEVKGTAMVAFVVTSDEGQGQSEETSSDSSLITHYSSLQQELKALVAKDMGKPLAPSNIHFVSALPKTRNAKVMRRVIRAAYLGEDPGDLSALEDPKAVEAIAAAAKE is encoded by the coding sequence ATGAACGACCAAAACCTCCTCGAAGACCAACCCATCGCCTGGACGCCGACGCCCGACGTCATCGAACGCGCTCAGCTTACGAAATTTATGAAGCAGGTAGGCGTTTCGACGTGGGACGAGCTATACGAATTCTCGATCCGCGATGTGGAGAAGTTTACCGAGCAGGTCCTGAAGTTTCTCGACATCAGATTCGACTCGCCCTACGAAAAGCTGCTTGATACCTCAAACGGCGTCGAATTTCCGACCTGGCTGACCGCAAAGTCAGAACCGGGAGCGATAGCGACTGGGTTCCCCGCTCACGCCGGCCTCAACATCACCGAAATGTGCCTCGACCGCTGGCAAACGGATGAGATGAAAGACCAGCCTGCGGTGATTTGCGAGCGTGAGGACGGTAAAACGACGTACACGAGCTACGCAGTTCTTCTGCGTGAGGTCAAGTGCGCGGCTGATGGGTTGAGAAATCTTGGGTTTGTAAAGGGCGATGCGATTGGCATTCACCTGCCGATGATCGTTGAAACGATAATCGCATTGCTTGCTATCAATCGAATCGGCGGCATCGCAGTTCCCGTTTTCTCAGGCTACGGCGTTGACGCGATTGCCAGCAGACTAAATGCCGTTGGCGCTAAAGGTTTGTTTACATGCGATGGCTTCGCACGACGCGGAAAACTCTTCGATGCGTTCGACGTGGCAAAGGAAGCGATTAAGGCATGTCCCTCTATTCAAAGAGTGTTTGTTGCAAATGCTGGCGACTCAATAGACTATCTGCCGAGCAGAATTAACGACGACCGATTTATGGAGTTCGAAGATATCATCAGTTGGGGCGAAAATCCCATTGATGATGTGTCTCTTGAACCCACTTCCGCCGAAGACCCGCTCATCATCCTCTACACCTCGGGCACTACTGGCAAGCCGAAAGGCATCGCTCATACGCATGCGAGTTTTCCGATAAAGGCGGCGCAGGATATGGCGTTTGGCACGGACGTCGGGCGCGGCACGCGGATATGTTGGTACACGGACATCGGCTGGATGATGGGCCCGTGGCTGATCTACGGAGCGCTCATCAACGGAGCGACGATCTGCATTTACGACGGCGCACCCGATTATCCGGCGCCCGATCGAATGTGGGAATTCTGCGCAAAGCACAAGGTCGAGGTGCTGGGAATTTCGCCGACGCTTGTTCGTTCGCTTGCCACGCACGGCGACGATCTACCAAAGAAACACGATCTTTCGTCCTTAAGAGCGTTCGCGTCAACCGGCGAGCCGTGGAACCCGGCGCCGTGGTGGTGGCTGTTTGAAAAGGTCGGGAATTCAAAGCTGCCGATCATCAATTACAGCGGCGGGACTGAGATCGCCGGCGGAATCTTGATGGGAAACCCGCTGCTGCCGATAAAGCCATGTTCATTTCCCGCTCCTTGTCCCGGCATGGATGTCGATATTCTTGACGACGAAGGCAATCCTGTCGAAGCAGGAAAAGTCGGCGAGCTTGTCATAAAACAGCCGTGGATCGGCATGGCACGCGGATTTTGGAAGGAAAAGGAGCGATATCTCGACACATATTGGCGGCGTTTCAAAGACATCTGGGTCCACGGCGATTTTGCGATGCGTGACAGGGATAACCATTGGTTCATCCTCGGCCGCAGCGACGATACGCTAAAGGTCGCCGGCAAACGCGTCGGGCCCGCCGAGGTCGAATCGCTGCTCGTCGCACATCCGCTCGTCACGGAAGCCGCCGTTATCGGCGTTCCTGACGAAGTGAAAGGCACGGCGATGGTTGCTTTCGTAGTGACGAGTGACGAGGGACAAGGGCAAAGTGAAGAAACTTCTTCTGACTCATCGCTTATCACTCATTACTCATCACTGCAACAAGAGCTAAAAGCTCTTGTTGCTAAAGACATGGGCAAGCCGCTCGCCCCGTCAAATATCCACTTCGTCTCGGCATTGCCAAAAACCCGTAACGCGAAAGTGATGCGCCGAGTCATCCGCGCAGCATATTTGGGCGAAGATCCCGGCGATCTGTCGGCTCTTGAGGACCCGAAAGCCGTCGAAGCGATAGCCGCTGCTGCTAAAGAATGA
- a CDS encoding DUF488 domain-containing protein yields MTIWTIGHGRHEFKYFLELLRLYEIEFVIDVRSFAKSRWPQYNGLVLAELLRTHGIGYEHLPETGGKTRPKPEDLEWGINRIIEIAADARVCLMCSESHPLSGHKIPRANCHRIGLLAPLLRSKGVERIVHILPDGEPLELDESAVQSIWP; encoded by the coding sequence ATGACGATATGGACCATCGGACACGGGCGGCATGAGTTCAAGTATTTTCTTGAGCTATTGCGGCTGTACGAGATCGAGTTCGTTATCGATGTGCGTTCGTTTGCCAAGTCCCGATGGCCGCAATACAACGGGCTCGTTCTGGCGGAATTGTTGCGGACGCACGGCATCGGCTACGAGCATCTGCCGGAAACGGGCGGCAAGACGCGGCCAAAGCCCGAAGACCTAGAATGGGGCATAAACAGGATCATCGAAATAGCCGCTGATGCCCGCGTTTGCCTGATGTGTTCGGAATCGCATCCTTTATCCGGCCACAAGATCCCGCGGGCAAACTGCCACCGCATCGGCCTGCTCGCACCATTACTGCGCAGCAAAGGCGTCGAGCGGATCGTTCATATCCTGCCTGACGGCGAGCCGCTTGAACTCGACGAATCCGCGGTTCAGTCGATCTGGCCATAG
- a CDS encoding GxxExxY protein: MDTDEDSLVLTGNADPHVATLGELNPVTEKIIGCAYTVSNGLGAGFLEKVYENALAHEMRKGGLKVTQQQSFRVLYDNVEVGYYEADIVVEGKVLVELKAVRSLDEVHRAQCMNYLRASGLRICLLINFATPRIQIKRIAR, encoded by the coding sequence ATGGACACAGATGAAGACAGCTTAGTTTTGACCGGAAACGCGGATCCTCATGTTGCGACATTGGGAGAGCTGAACCCGGTAACTGAAAAGATCATTGGCTGCGCTTATACGGTGAGTAACGGGTTGGGGGCTGGCTTTCTTGAGAAAGTTTATGAGAATGCACTCGCCCACGAAATGCGAAAAGGCGGACTTAAAGTGACCCAGCAACAGTCCTTTCGCGTGCTTTATGACAATGTTGAGGTCGGATACTATGAGGCTGACATCGTCGTCGAGGGAAAAGTGCTGGTTGAATTGAAGGCCGTGAGATCTCTTGATGAGGTACACAGGGCACAGTGCATGAACTATCTGCGGGCTAGTGGACTGAGGATCTGTTTACTTATCAACTTTGCGACACCCAGGATACAGATAAAACGAATTGCACGATGA
- a CDS encoding methyltransferase domain-containing protein: MKILDVGCGVNKTEGAIGLDNNPRTGADVIHDLGEFPYPFPDDEFDVVIANHVVEHVPDVMVFVSELHRITKPGGKIKMLTPHYTNPDWANDPTHRNHINSYTFNTFQPGKQVFDFYTDVQLRAVKVYVSLLNLWRAFGIEFFVNLDNRWPSMRWTRKFWEQYLSYIFRGKELKFEFEVVKPQSSVE, from the coding sequence ATGAAAATTCTCGACGTCGGATGCGGTGTTAACAAGACCGAAGGTGCCATCGGCCTCGACAATAACCCGCGCACGGGTGCGGACGTGATCCACGATCTAGGCGAATTTCCCTATCCGTTCCCAGATGACGAATTTGACGTCGTCATTGCCAATCATGTTGTCGAGCACGTTCCGGATGTGATGGTTTTCGTCAGCGAACTGCATCGCATCACAAAACCGGGCGGCAAGATCAAGATGCTGACACCGCATTATACGAACCCCGACTGGGCGAACGACCCTACGCACCGCAATCACATAAACAGCTATACTTTCAACACTTTCCAGCCGGGAAAGCAGGTCTTTGATTTTTATACGGACGTTCAGCTTCGGGCCGTGAAGGTCTATGTTTCGCTGCTGAATCTGTGGCGTGCGTTCGGCATTGAGTTTTTCGTTAACCTGGACAACCGCTGGCCGTCGATGCGTTGGACGCGGAAGTTTTGGGAGCAATATTTGAGCTATATTTTCCGCGGAAAAGAACTCAAATTCGAGTTCGAGGTGGTCAAACCCCAAAGTTCGGTCGAATAA